Genomic window (Culex pipiens pallens isolate TS chromosome 3, TS_CPP_V2, whole genome shotgun sequence):
AGCACACGCTGGCGTTCGTGCCGTCGCGCGGCAAGGTGTACGGGTTCGGGCTGGGAGGAGTCGGCCAGCTGGGCGTGGGATCGAGCGTGAGCTTCAACACGCCGCAGATCGTGCGGGGACCGTGGGTGAGTAGTTGGATTTTGGTGTAGCGATTGGTGACCAGTGGGTGTGTTCGATATCGGTGGGAGGGATATCGTGGTCAAGCAAGAAACAACCCATATGTCCTGTACAAATCGACATCCGACATCACTACATTCAAGATTCGCTGGAACAAGGTGTGGTGAAGCTGGAGTGCGTGAGCAAAAACATCCAGATTATAATGATCTCAGCAAGCCGTTGCTGGAAGAAAGGGAAAAAAACGTTACGGAGGCCTTGGGGATGAAACGGTTTCTGAACCAACCCGTGTTGGACCGAGCAGCAGCACAATGATAGACCTCTTTTTTCGAATATGGAAGGTGGAAACGCACGTATCTTGGAGTTGCTGAAAATGTTCGACCATGAAACAGTACGAATCTACATCGTAATAAGCAGCATTCACCTGTCCGAACGCAACAAGACCGAATTGAAGCCGGTATTTAAAAGTAGACCCAAACGACTGGTATGGAGATCATCTTAAAATGCTGGAAACCGTAAGAGACAACGCCTACCGGAAGTTTCAAGATCACCAGCCAATGGTTGGGATGCGTACAAACGATGCAGAAAACACTTCGTCAACCAAATTCGCGTATCAAAGAACTAGTTACTCGTCAATCAACAGTGAACTCAAGAGCTGCGATCGGGACTCGAAAAACTTTTGAAGTCACTGATACGGCTAGGCTTCTGAACAACTCCTTTGTTCGGAGTGTGGAAAAGATACATAAAGGGATTCCACTAACGACATTTACGCCTGTAAAAGGAGTGGCGAAACTAGATGAGCTGATGAGTGAGTTTGAGCCTAAGAAACCTGATGGAAACAGTGCGGTCCCTGACGGATTGTGCTGGAATTGGAAATGTCACAAAACGGGTCATGATGGTTGATTTGGACGTGGTTGCAGTATATCTGTTGGATATCGTGAACAAATCACTGACACGAGATGAATTTCCAGACGCATGGAAGAAGACTTTAGTTGATGGCGTTCATTAGCCGAACTGGTGTGCTACTGAAAGAACATTCTGGCTTCCGGAAGCATCATTCGTGTGAATCGGTGATGAATCTCCTGTTGCAGAAGTGTAAGCAGGGCATTGAAGAAGAAAGCATTGTTCTTTCAGTCTTAGTGGATTTGAAGCGTGCCTTCCAAACCATTTACAGAAAGAAACTGATAGGTGTTCTGAAGAAAAGCGGAATTCGTGGTGCGAAGTTGAAATGGTTTATCAGTTTATCCGGTTGTCTAGGTAAACCGGAAGCAGGTAACGAGCGAGCGCGTTCTCGTCAGAAAGTAGTCAATCTTGAAGTACCAATCGAATACAACacccttgtttttgtttttcgtatGAAGGAATGGATGGCACCACAATACTTGGCGGAAACCATGGTACGCGGAACGGATATCCATGAGCATGACACTAGAGGAGCTGATGATCTCAGATTGCAGAACTGCACTACCAGCTTCAAGAGGATGTAAAGACAACAACCAACATCAACGAGTTTAAACTGAGCTGCAAGGAGTCTGTAAGGCAATGGCCGTTCGAGTAAAAGTGATCCACGACGGTACTGTGACGACGAGCTCGTTATGACGGTCGGCCATCTTCATTATAggtacacatttgcatgggatcTTTTTGGTCAGCACATGATAAATCTGATCAAAAGTAACGCGAATCATAAACGGAAGTGAAGTTACGATTACAGGACACACTCAAAGCACGAACTACCAGCTTCTCGCCGTACTAAGACACATGACGAACTACGGACACCACAACCTTGACGCCTGTTGACTTTTAAGTGTGTAgtaaatttgtagaatttcgTTCAATAAATTTCGCGAAAGGGATAATAACGGCGCGAAGTTTGAATCGTTCCAGATCGATGCGGCCCAGTCGACGCTGATCGTCGGCAAGATCTTCTCCGGCGGAGACCGGTGCTTCGTGTCGTTGCTCAGCGATGCGAGCGCCGGTGAGGCGTGCGGTTCGGCTGACTTCCGCCTCTACAGCCCGGACACGCAAATCATGTCGTTGACGGCCGACGCGAGTCGGGAGTTGGCCGCGGTGCAGGCCGAGCAGACGCTGGATATGGACCTGATATCGCTGGTGGAGACGGTGTTCAAGAGTTTGGCGTGTTTCAACGCGTCTTGGCTGTTGCCGAATTACGAACACTTTTGCTGCACTTCGAAGCATCCGGGGGTTGACGTGGGGGCGGCCGAGGAGACGTTTGAGTGCATCCGGAAGATCGAGCATGACACGCTGAAGCAGTTGATTTGGGAGGCGATATCGACGGAGTTGTTAAGTTCGCTGGTTGCGTCGCCGGCGGACGTGGAGACGTTGAGGGTGTATCTGACGCTGCCAATGTATCACGAGTTTATAAATGCTAAGAACTACGCCAAGTTGCATTCGCCGTTCAGCCAAGCGGTTCAGAGCTTGCAGAAAATTCCGCTGAAGATTGTGACGCAGTGGTGGTCGAACCAGACGAAGGAGTACTTTGAGCGGTTGTtggagaattttaagaatgtgGTGCTGTACATAATGGAGTTCAAGTTCCCGAAGGTGGTCGGTGGGGACACGCGGCAGGAGATCCGGTACGAGCCGAACCTGGCCGCGATGCTGAATCTAATGGCGATGCTGTACAAAATCAACCATACCCTGCGAATCGAAAAGCTGCCTTACGAACAATTCCACGTCAACGAGATCGACGACATGTTCGACATCCGGTTGGACTACGTGCGGTGGGTGTCGGACACCAACGGGACGTACTTTTCGCTGTGCAATTACCCGTTTGTGTTCAACGCGGCGGCCAAAACGCTGCTTCTGCAGACGGATCAGTCGCTCCAGATGCATCAGGCCATGCAGAGCTCGGTCAACCAGACGGGCATTCTGGCGATGTTCCTTCCCGAGGTACAGACCATTGCGCAGTACATTGTGCTGAACGTGACGCGGGACAACATCGTCCAGGACACGATCCGTGAACTGGCACAGTACACGGCGAACGACTTGAAGAAACCGATCAAGATTCGGTTTCACGGCGAGGAAGCCGAAGACGCGGGTGGAGTGCGGAAGGAGTTCTTCATGCTGCTGTTGAGGGACATTCTCGACCCCAAGTACGGCATGTTCAAGACGTTCGAGGACAGCCAATCGATTTGGTTCACCGAAGATTACTTCGAGAACGAGGACGCCATGTTTGCGCTGATTGGAATCCTGTGCGGGCTGGCGATCTACAACTTTACCATCATCAACCTTCCGTTCCCGCTGGCACTGTACAAGAAACTGCTCGGCGAGGAGGTTGACATTAAAGATCTGCGCGATCTTTCGCCCATGATGGCGCAATCGATGCAGGCCATCCTGGACTACGCCGAGTCGGACCTGGAGGAGGTGTTCGATGTGACGTTCTCCACGACGCGGGACTACTTTGGCGAGATGCAGACGATCGAGCTGAAGCCGGGCGGCGAGCGGATAAGAGTCACTCAGGATAACAAGTAAGTTTTTGCGCCCACTTGCAAACCAAGCTCACTGCTAACATCCCCCAACCTTCCAGACAAGAGTTCGTCCAGCTGTACATCGACTACGTGCTGAACAAGTCCGTCGAGAAGTCGTTCAACCAGTTCCGGTTCGGCTTCATGAAGGTGTGCGGCGGCCGCGTCCTCAAGCTCTTCAAGGCGCACGAGCTGATGGCGGTCATCATCGGCAACCAGGAGTACGACTGGATCGCGCTGGAGGAGAACGCCGAGTACAAGAACGGCTACCAGTCCGGCGATCTGCAGATTCGCTGGTTCTGGGAAGTCTTCCACGAGCTACCCCTGGAGGAGAAGAAAAAGTTCCTGCTTTTCCTCACCGGCTGTGACCGCATCCCGATTCAGGGCATGAAGGCGATCAAGGTAAGATCTACCCCCATCAATTTCTACCCCGTGATGAAACCTCCAAACTCTTGCCGGTAGATCTTCATCCAGCCCACCCCGGACGACAAGTTCCTGCCGGTGGCGCACACCTGCTTCAACCTGCTGGACCTGCCGCGGTACTCGACGAAGGAGAAGCTGCGCTACAAGCTGCTGCAAGCGATCCAGCAAACGCAGGGCTTCAGTCTGGTGTAATGCGTGAGCCAAATCTCACACGGACGTGATTTTGCGTTGCTTACGAGACTAAAATCTGAACAAAATTGTAAGTAAAATATATGGGCATGAAAGGCTTTCGTGAAAAGCGAAAAAACTCTACAAAATTGCAGCCAAGTGCAAGCTTTTCTCACGCCATCGATGTATGCAAGCTTTAACCAATTATAGCGGTAGTGTTTGGTAAGGTTGGGTGGGTTGTgtaacgattaaaaaaaataataattaacgaCTGAAATTTCCCGCTCCACCTTCTCACTCTTATAGGTAAGAACCGGCGTAGGCATGAAGAAGTCAATTATAAAGTTTTACTGTAGAGATTGTTTCTTTGATTTGTTGCAAAAATGAGCCTTCTCGGAACCtaacaaactaaaaaatatatatgaactGGAATGTtgctaattaaattaaaactgcAATACatataatgattttttaacaaagtCGAATGCCTAATTTCTTgaattattaattttcaaacgatATGATGTTTCCGCCCGGGGTGGTTCGGTTAGAATACCTCAACTGATCAAGAACACACCATTTTGCGATGCAGTTGTTGATTAGTTGTGTAATTAAGATAGAATGTTTATAAAATGAGTTGTTTGTTAGAGTCAGTTATACTATAACACGATACAAAATAAAacgcttattttttatttcaaacgaTTTGGTTGCAGTTGGTCAAGTAAAACATATTCGAAAATCCCTATTCtaatttattctttttattagtatttcaataaattttatttatttttctcttttATCTCTTCTTTGTGAAAGTTTTCCTATACCCgatgaaattttctcaaattaaaggttttttttataggtTTTAATCCgtggaacaactttgtagaacatcgcaaagcgctaggaatttatcccggaaagatacaggtaaatttttagagcacgttaTAACTTTTTCCCatactccaaaaaatatcctgtatctttccgggagtcagcgattgtccacgctccatacaacaaatatttattttgtatggaaattgtccacgaaggggtgggaggggagggggcgggtccacgtagtttatggatggtcctgtACGATTTtttacatggatttttttttaattcggggTGAAATtacactgccgctctaatcgagcCCGTCCCAtgtgtaaaaacagcaagccgagaaaaacgcatgtcaaatttgtcccgcccataaggctacgtattagaatttcacgaaaaagtggattttcttcggttttctagaacaaagtactaaattttattggtttttctgatatttacatgatttcgaacaaaactgcatcattttctcaaaattgacgaaattacatatgggacggactagcttccGTCCGAAGTAAATTCACTTTTTCGAGAAATTCTTACACGTAACCTTATAACCAGTACAGTTattccacatattcggaacagtatACTAAGTAGTTtcctgtaagttttttgaaaactttttcttactcttgtctattccatagttataagtaataatttttcgattgaattacgatgtaaaacacagctgaaaggaacaccaaaactctgttgtgtacctaaatgaactcactgtaacttgattattcacaaataaaaccgaattgaattgaatatactaagtagttagcaaactttatattcaatccaaattatttttttatcagtcaaggatgcctatttggagttgggagactggatttatggtgatttgtcaacaaataacagtatttatgtaaatttttcgaacggtatacaaact
Coding sequences:
- the LOC120413177 gene encoding probable E3 ubiquitin-protein ligase HERC4 isoform X1, translating into MALYCWGSTVHGELGLGGIEEEQVMTPREMDWSQAANVQQAACGGSHTLLLTKDGKLYTCGNNDHGQLGHDTNNLPNKRPRMSQFKFISALENYIVTQVSCGLSHSLALTNWGQLFSWGSNATGQLGHDLDMVSYPAPRMIKSIATKTVVQISCGHSHCLALTNSGELFAWGANEYGQLGLGTTGKKVPTATLVKSLAGIPIAFIACGGNHSFAVSKSGAIFGWGKNTFGQLGLNDLDSRCYPTQLKTLRSLGVRYISCGDDFSVFLTQEGGVFTCGLGTFGQLGHGTHGNEILPRMVFELMGSKITQIACGRKHTLAFVPSRGKVYGFGLGGVGQLGVGSSVSFNTPQIVRGPWFESFQIDAAQSTLIVGKIFSGGDRCFVSLLSDASAGEACGSADFRLYSPDTQIMSLTADASRELAAVQAEQTLDMDLISLVETVFKSLACFNASWLLPNYEHFCCTSKHPGVDVGAAEETFECIRKIEHDTLKQLIWEAISTELLSSLVASPADVETLRVYLTLPMYHEFINAKNYAKLHSPFSQAVQSLQKIPLKIVTQWWSNQTKEYFERLLENFKNVVLYIMEFKFPKVVGGDTRQEIRYEPNLAAMLNLMAMLYKINHTLRIEKLPYEQFHVNEIDDMFDIRLDYVRWVSDTNGTYFSLCNYPFVFNAAAKTLLLQTDQSLQMHQAMQSSVNQTGILAMFLPEVQTIAQYIVLNVTRDNIVQDTIRELAQYTANDLKKPIKIRFHGEEAEDAGGVRKEFFMLLLRDILDPKYGMFKTFEDSQSIWFTEDYFENEDAMFALIGILCGLAIYNFTIINLPFPLALYKKLLGEEVDIKDLRDLSPMMAQSMQAILDYAESDLEEVFDVTFSTTRDYFGEMQTIELKPGGERIRVTQDNKQEFVQLYIDYVLNKSVEKSFNQFRFGFMKVCGGRVLKLFKAHELMAVIIGNQEYDWIALEENAEYKNGYQSGDLQIRWFWEVFHELPLEEKKKFLLFLTGCDRIPIQGMKAIKIFIQPTPDDKFLPVAHTCFNLLDLPRYSTKEKLRYKLLQAIQQTQGFSLV
- the LOC120413177 gene encoding probable E3 ubiquitin-protein ligase HERC4 isoform X2, which encodes MALYCWGSTVHGELGLGGIEEEQVMTPREMDWSQAANVQQAACGGSHTLLLTKDGKLYTCGNNDHGQLGHDTNNLPNKRPQFISALENYIVTQVSCGLSHSLALTNWGQLFSWGSNATGQLGHDLDMVSYPAPRMIKSIATKTVVQISCGHSHCLALTNSGELFAWGANEYGQLGLGTTGKKVPTATLVKSLAGIPIAFIACGGNHSFAVSKSGAIFGWGKNTFGQLGLNDLDSRCYPTQLKTLRSLGVRYISCGDDFSVFLTQEGGVFTCGLGTFGQLGHGTHGNEILPRMVFELMGSKITQIACGRKHTLAFVPSRGKVYGFGLGGVGQLGVGSSVSFNTPQIVRGPWFESFQIDAAQSTLIVGKIFSGGDRCFVSLLSDASAGEACGSADFRLYSPDTQIMSLTADASRELAAVQAEQTLDMDLISLVETVFKSLACFNASWLLPNYEHFCCTSKHPGVDVGAAEETFECIRKIEHDTLKQLIWEAISTELLSSLVASPADVETLRVYLTLPMYHEFINAKNYAKLHSPFSQAVQSLQKIPLKIVTQWWSNQTKEYFERLLENFKNVVLYIMEFKFPKVVGGDTRQEIRYEPNLAAMLNLMAMLYKINHTLRIEKLPYEQFHVNEIDDMFDIRLDYVRWVSDTNGTYFSLCNYPFVFNAAAKTLLLQTDQSLQMHQAMQSSVNQTGILAMFLPEVQTIAQYIVLNVTRDNIVQDTIRELAQYTANDLKKPIKIRFHGEEAEDAGGVRKEFFMLLLRDILDPKYGMFKTFEDSQSIWFTEDYFENEDAMFALIGILCGLAIYNFTIINLPFPLALYKKLLGEEVDIKDLRDLSPMMAQSMQAILDYAESDLEEVFDVTFSTTRDYFGEMQTIELKPGGERIRVTQDNKQEFVQLYIDYVLNKSVEKSFNQFRFGFMKVCGGRVLKLFKAHELMAVIIGNQEYDWIALEENAEYKNGYQSGDLQIRWFWEVFHELPLEEKKKFLLFLTGCDRIPIQGMKAIKIFIQPTPDDKFLPVAHTCFNLLDLPRYSTKEKLRYKLLQAIQQTQGFSLV
- the LOC120413177 gene encoding probable E3 ubiquitin-protein ligase HERC4 isoform X3, whose protein sequence is MALYCWGSTVHGELGLGGIEEEQVMTPREMDWSQAANVQQAACGGSHTLLLTKDGKLYTCGNNDHGQLGHDTNNLPNKRPRMSQFKFISALENYIVTQVSCGLSHSLALTNWGQLFSWGSNATGQLGHDLDMVSYPAPRMIKSIATKTVVQISCGHSHCLALTNSGELFAWGANEYGQLGLGTTGKKVPTATLVKSLAGIPIAFIACGGNHSFAVSKSGAIFGWGKNTFGQLGLNDLDSRCYPTQLKTLRSLGVRYISCGDDFSVFLTQEGGVFTCGLGTFGQLGHGTHGNEILPRMVFELMGSKITQIACGRKHTLAFVPSRGKVYGFGLGGVGQLGVGSSVSFNTPQIVRGPWIDAAQSTLIVGKIFSGGDRCFVSLLSDASAGEACGSADFRLYSPDTQIMSLTADASRELAAVQAEQTLDMDLISLVETVFKSLACFNASWLLPNYEHFCCTSKHPGVDVGAAEETFECIRKIEHDTLKQLIWEAISTELLSSLVASPADVETLRVYLTLPMYHEFINAKNYAKLHSPFSQAVQSLQKIPLKIVTQWWSNQTKEYFERLLENFKNVVLYIMEFKFPKVVGGDTRQEIRYEPNLAAMLNLMAMLYKINHTLRIEKLPYEQFHVNEIDDMFDIRLDYVRWVSDTNGTYFSLCNYPFVFNAAAKTLLLQTDQSLQMHQAMQSSVNQTGILAMFLPEVQTIAQYIVLNVTRDNIVQDTIRELAQYTANDLKKPIKIRFHGEEAEDAGGVRKEFFMLLLRDILDPKYGMFKTFEDSQSIWFTEDYFENEDAMFALIGILCGLAIYNFTIINLPFPLALYKKLLGEEVDIKDLRDLSPMMAQSMQAILDYAESDLEEVFDVTFSTTRDYFGEMQTIELKPGGERIRVTQDNKQEFVQLYIDYVLNKSVEKSFNQFRFGFMKVCGGRVLKLFKAHELMAVIIGNQEYDWIALEENAEYKNGYQSGDLQIRWFWEVFHELPLEEKKKFLLFLTGCDRIPIQGMKAIKIFIQPTPDDKFLPVAHTCFNLLDLPRYSTKEKLRYKLLQAIQQTQGFSLV